DNA sequence from the Marinilongibacter aquaticus genome:
CTCGTCTTCCTTAAGCCATCCCCTCTCTTTGAAATAATCAAAAGCCGCCAGACAACCTTTTTCATCCAATTCTATCATATACTAAAACCACGGTTGGTTGATTTCTCCCAAAAAGCGATTGGGCAAAGCCCCGGACTTCCATTGCACGATGGCCTCTTTCACATTGGGATAAAGGTTCAGTGCAGCCAACTCATCGATTGGCACCCAAAGCACCGTATTGGCCGACGTTTCGGCAGGATTGATAGTGGGTTCGCCAGACACAATTTCTACCGCGTACACTACATGCAAAGTGCACTGGCCATCCTTGTACACCTCTCCAGAAAATATTGGCTGCTCGTCCATCACCCTGGCCTTCAAGAGCAGTTCTTCTTCCAATTCGCGAACCAGACAATTTTTCATTTCTTCGCCAAACTCCAGATTTCCCCCGGGTAAAGTGTATACCCAGGCGTCTGCGTACTTATACTTTAAACAAAGTATGTGTTCCTTTTCCACAATTAATGCTGCCGTGCGTGTCTTCATAACAAAAAAGCTTAGGT
Encoded proteins:
- a CDS encoding NUDIX domain-containing protein, which translates into the protein MKTRTAALIVEKEHILCLKYKYADAWVYTLPGGNLEFGEEMKNCLVRELEEELLLKARVMDEQPIFSGEVYKDGQCTLHVVYAVEIVSGEPTINPAETSANTVLWVPIDELAALNLYPNVKEAIVQWKSGALPNRFLGEINQPWF